The proteins below come from a single Aegilops tauschii subsp. strangulata cultivar AL8/78 chromosome 6, Aet v6.0, whole genome shotgun sequence genomic window:
- the LOC109742347 gene encoding aspartic proteinase oryzasin-1-like isoform X2, which translates to MAAAGHLMLLSCVLLHALLAGPAEGLVRVPLTKRPVDEDGPVVAGEDAQRLLAWRHGLVYNADVPTTGEKGHAVALKNHLNAQYYGEVGVGTPPQNFTVIFDTGSADFWVPSSKCFLSIGCYLHASYKASKSATYKKNGKRVALRYGTGAISGYLSQDNVQVGGVVVKNQDFIEATREPSITFMFRKFDGILGLGFKEIARGGVEPVWYNMVNQHLVGSPVFSFWFNRHASEGQGGEIVFGGIDPKHHKEEHKYVPVTKKGYWQFDMGDVLIGGKSTGLCTSRCAAIADSGTSLLVGPTAIITQINEKIGAPGIFSQECKEVASQYGQRILDLLLNEIDPTKICPSVGLCTHSGTQGVSFGIRTVVDDETGRSNDAMCHVCEMAVMWAKNQLAQDQTQDLILKYINTLCGYIPSPMGESSVDCKRLASMPDVAFSIGGKKFALTPEQYILKIGEGDATKCISGFVAMDIPPPRGPIWILGDIFMGAYHTVFDYGKMKVGFAKAA; encoded by the exons ATGGCAGCCGCCGGCCACCTCATGCTCCTGTCCTGCGTGCTCCTCCACGCCCTCCTCGCCGGTCCCGCGGAGGGCCTGGTCCGCGTGCCGCTGACAAAGCGGCCGGTGGACGAGGACGGCCCCGTCGTCGCCGGAGAGGACGCCCAGCGCCTCCTCGCGTGGCGGCACGGCCTCGTCTACAACGCCGACGTGCCCACAACAGGTGAAAAGGGCCACGCCGTGGCGCTGAAGAACCACCTCAACGCGCAGTACTACGGCGAGGTCGGCGTCGGGACGCCGCCGCAGAACTTCACGGTCATCTTCGACACGGGCAGCGCCGACTTCTGGGTGCCCTCCTCCAAGTGCTTCCTCTCG ATTGGATGCTATCTGCACGCGAGCTACAAGGCCAGCAAGTCCGCCACGTACAAGAAGAACG GAAAAAGGGTTGCACTTCGTTACGGAACCGGAGCAATTTCTGGCTATCTTAGCCAGGACAATGTGCAAGTTGGTGGTGTTGTTGTAAAAAATCAG GATTTCATCGAAGCTACCAGGGAACCAAGTATTACTTTCATGTTTAGGAAGTTCGATGGCATTCTCGGTCTTGGATTTAAAGAAATCGCTAGGGGCGGTGTTGAACCTGTCTG GTACAACATGGTTAACCAACATCTGGTTGGTAGCCCTGTTTTCTCGTTCTGGTTCAACCGGCATGCTAGCGAAGGGCAGGGGGGAGAAATTGTGTTTGGAGGAATTGATCCTAAGCATCACAAGGAAGAACATAAATACGTTCCTGTTACTAAGAAGGGATATTGGCAG TTTGATATGGGTGATGTCTTGATTGGAGGAAAGTCCACAG GATTATGTACATCTCGCTGTGCAGCTATAGCAGATTCGGGAACTTCGTTGCTTGTTGGTCCCACT GCAATAATTACTCAGATAAATGAAAAGATTGGTGCACCTGGGATTTTCAGCCAAGAGTGCAAGGAAGTTGCTTCTCAGTACGGGCAACGGATCTTAGATCTATTGCTAAATGAG ATCGACCCAACAAAAATATGTCCTTCTGTTGGTCTATGCACTCACAGTGGAACTCAAGGTGTAAG CTTTGGTATTCGGACTGTGGTAGATGATGAAACCGGGAGATCAAATGATGCCATGTGCCATGTTTGTGAGATGGCTGTTATGTGGGCAAAGAACCAACTTGCACAGGATCAAACACAGGATCTTATATTGAAGTACATTAATACG CTATGTGGCTATATCCCTAGCCCTATGGGAGAATCATCAGTGGACTGCAAAAGACTTGCATCCATGCCTGACGTCGCCTTCTCCATCGGCGGCAAAAAGTTTGCACTCACACCAGAGCAA TACATCCTGAAGATTGGCGAGGGAGATGCTACTAAGTGCATCAGTGGATTCGTAGCTATGGACATTCCTCCTCCCCGTGGTCCTATCTG
- the LOC109742347 gene encoding aspartic proteinase oryzasin-1-like isoform X1, which yields MAAAGHLMLLSCVLLHALLAGPAEGLVRVPLTKRPVDEDGPVVAGEDAQRLLAWRHGLVYNADVPTTGEKGHAVALKNHLNAQYYGEVGVGTPPQNFTVIFDTGSADFWVPSSKCFLSIGCYLHASYKASKSATYKKNGKRVALRYGTGAISGYLSQDNVQVGGVVVKNQDFIEATREPSITFMFRKFDGILGLGFKEIARGGVEPVWYNMVNQHLVGSPVFSFWFNRHASEGQGGEIVFGGIDPKHHKEEHKYVPVTKKGYWQFDMGDVLIGGKSTGLCTSRCAAIADSGTSLLVGPTAIITQINEKIGAPGIFSQECKEVASQYGQRILDLLLNEIDPTKICPSVGLCTHSGTQGVSNGSFGIRTVVDDETGRSNDAMCHVCEMAVMWAKNQLAQDQTQDLILKYINTLCGYIPSPMGESSVDCKRLASMPDVAFSIGGKKFALTPEQYILKIGEGDATKCISGFVAMDIPPPRGPIWILGDIFMGAYHTVFDYGKMKVGFAKAA from the exons ATGGCAGCCGCCGGCCACCTCATGCTCCTGTCCTGCGTGCTCCTCCACGCCCTCCTCGCCGGTCCCGCGGAGGGCCTGGTCCGCGTGCCGCTGACAAAGCGGCCGGTGGACGAGGACGGCCCCGTCGTCGCCGGAGAGGACGCCCAGCGCCTCCTCGCGTGGCGGCACGGCCTCGTCTACAACGCCGACGTGCCCACAACAGGTGAAAAGGGCCACGCCGTGGCGCTGAAGAACCACCTCAACGCGCAGTACTACGGCGAGGTCGGCGTCGGGACGCCGCCGCAGAACTTCACGGTCATCTTCGACACGGGCAGCGCCGACTTCTGGGTGCCCTCCTCCAAGTGCTTCCTCTCG ATTGGATGCTATCTGCACGCGAGCTACAAGGCCAGCAAGTCCGCCACGTACAAGAAGAACG GAAAAAGGGTTGCACTTCGTTACGGAACCGGAGCAATTTCTGGCTATCTTAGCCAGGACAATGTGCAAGTTGGTGGTGTTGTTGTAAAAAATCAG GATTTCATCGAAGCTACCAGGGAACCAAGTATTACTTTCATGTTTAGGAAGTTCGATGGCATTCTCGGTCTTGGATTTAAAGAAATCGCTAGGGGCGGTGTTGAACCTGTCTG GTACAACATGGTTAACCAACATCTGGTTGGTAGCCCTGTTTTCTCGTTCTGGTTCAACCGGCATGCTAGCGAAGGGCAGGGGGGAGAAATTGTGTTTGGAGGAATTGATCCTAAGCATCACAAGGAAGAACATAAATACGTTCCTGTTACTAAGAAGGGATATTGGCAG TTTGATATGGGTGATGTCTTGATTGGAGGAAAGTCCACAG GATTATGTACATCTCGCTGTGCAGCTATAGCAGATTCGGGAACTTCGTTGCTTGTTGGTCCCACT GCAATAATTACTCAGATAAATGAAAAGATTGGTGCACCTGGGATTTTCAGCCAAGAGTGCAAGGAAGTTGCTTCTCAGTACGGGCAACGGATCTTAGATCTATTGCTAAATGAG ATCGACCCAACAAAAATATGTCCTTCTGTTGGTCTATGCACTCACAGTGGAACTCAAGGTGTAAG TAATGGCAGCTTTGGTATTCGGACTGTGGTAGATGATGAAACCGGGAGATCAAATGATGCCATGTGCCATGTTTGTGAGATGGCTGTTATGTGGGCAAAGAACCAACTTGCACAGGATCAAACACAGGATCTTATATTGAAGTACATTAATACG CTATGTGGCTATATCCCTAGCCCTATGGGAGAATCATCAGTGGACTGCAAAAGACTTGCATCCATGCCTGACGTCGCCTTCTCCATCGGCGGCAAAAAGTTTGCACTCACACCAGAGCAA TACATCCTGAAGATTGGCGAGGGAGATGCTACTAAGTGCATCAGTGGATTCGTAGCTATGGACATTCCTCCTCCCCGTGGTCCTATCTG